A genomic segment from Candidatus Brocadia sinica JPN1 encodes:
- a CDS encoding DUF362 domain-containing protein, protein MKINKERRLFLKKALQMGSGIYASSIIGKCLTNTSLITWGGDISTVNPATVVIARDDNLFTETGNLKESFVSGLLHKAVMQLTNALSQEKAWQSLFQPNDIVGIKLNCLSGKTMSPHVAVVESIIQGLKLAGVKEKNIIVFERFNRELETAGFRVRRMTDGIQCFGTDELPGGGYEAEPQLSGSVGTCFSKIISRLCTAIINVPVLKDHDLAGISVAMKNFFGVIHNPNKYHGNNCNPFIAELNTHPYIADKVRLIVCDAILAQYHGGPGYKPQWTWNYNGIIVGRDPVALDRICHTIIEEKRKEMKLPSLKQANREPKYISTAAALGLGIDEPSKINVIHA, encoded by the coding sequence ATGAAAATAAACAAGGAAAGAAGATTATTTCTGAAAAAAGCCTTACAAATGGGAAGCGGTATTTATGCTTCCTCAATCATTGGGAAATGCCTGACGAATACCTCCCTTATTACGTGGGGAGGAGATATATCCACAGTTAACCCTGCCACGGTAGTAATTGCACGTGATGACAACTTGTTCACAGAAACAGGGAATTTAAAGGAATCGTTCGTTTCTGGATTACTACACAAAGCAGTAATGCAGCTGACCAATGCCCTGTCACAAGAAAAGGCCTGGCAATCCCTTTTTCAACCTAACGATATTGTCGGCATAAAGTTAAACTGTCTCTCAGGCAAAACAATGTCCCCCCATGTTGCGGTTGTGGAATCTATTATACAAGGTTTAAAGCTGGCGGGCGTTAAAGAGAAAAATATTATTGTCTTCGAACGTTTTAACCGGGAGCTTGAAACTGCAGGATTCCGTGTCCGCCGTATGACTGATGGGATCCAATGTTTCGGCACAGACGAACTCCCTGGCGGTGGTTATGAAGCCGAGCCACAATTATCAGGCAGTGTAGGAACGTGTTTTAGCAAGATAATATCACGTTTATGTACAGCTATTATTAACGTTCCTGTGTTAAAGGATCATGATCTGGCCGGGATAAGCGTGGCAATGAAGAATTTTTTTGGTGTTATCCATAATCCCAATAAATATCATGGGAACAATTGCAATCCCTTTATCGCTGAACTGAACACGCACCCATATATTGCAGACAAGGTAAGGTTGATTGTGTGCGACGCAATTCTTGCACAGTACCACGGGGGGCCTGGTTACAAACCACAGTGGACATGGAATTACAACGGAATTATTGTAGGCAGGGATCCTGTGGCCTTAGATCGGATATGCCATACGATTATCGAAGAAAAACGGAAAGAGATGAAGCTTCCGTCTCTGAAACAAGCAAATCGAGAGCCCAAATATATCTCCACAGCTGCCGCGTTAGGATTAGGTATTGATGAACCTTCCAAAATCAACGTGATTCACGCATAA
- the moeB gene encoding molybdopterin-synthase adenylyltransferase MoeB: protein MSSPFTEEQIKRYSRHIILPEVGGKGQQKLLHARVFLVGAGGLGSPAAFYLAAAGIGKIGIADSDCVDHSNLQRQILHSTKDVGRSKAISAKETLEALNPDIEVIPYTERLNSNNIMDIIKDYDVILDGADNFPTRYLVNDACVFLRKPLSHGSIFRFEGQVTTIIPFDGPCYRCLYETPPPPGLVPSCQEAGVLGVLPGVVGSIQATEVVKLILGKGQILKGKLLIYDSLNMDFKKVKIHKNPTCPVCSDKATIKELIDYEEFCHAHVGS, encoded by the coding sequence ATGTCATCACCATTTACAGAAGAACAGATAAAGCGTTATTCACGACATATTATCCTTCCCGAAGTAGGTGGAAAGGGACAGCAAAAACTTTTACATGCCAGGGTTTTTTTGGTAGGTGCCGGAGGACTGGGTTCCCCTGCCGCATTTTATCTTGCCGCAGCCGGTATAGGGAAGATTGGCATTGCCGACAGTGATTGCGTGGACCATTCAAACCTGCAGCGGCAGATACTCCATTCCACCAAAGATGTAGGGCGTTCCAAGGCTATCTCCGCCAAGGAAACCCTGGAGGCATTAAATCCGGATATAGAGGTAATTCCTTATACAGAACGTTTAAATTCAAACAATATCATGGATATCATCAAGGATTATGATGTCATCCTTGATGGGGCTGATAATTTTCCCACAAGATACCTTGTTAACGATGCGTGTGTATTCCTCAGAAAACCGCTGTCTCATGGTTCCATATTCAGGTTCGAAGGGCAGGTCACTACCATTATACCGTTTGATGGGCCCTGTTACCGCTGCTTGTACGAAACACCGCCCCCACCCGGTCTGGTGCCGTCATGTCAGGAAGCCGGGGTATTGGGGGTCTTGCCCGGCGTGGTTGGTTCTATCCAGGCTACAGAAGTCGTAAAACTTATTCTGGGCAAGGGACAAATATTAAAAGGAAAATTACTTATCTACGACTCCCTGAATATGGACTTTAAAAAGGTCAAAATACATAAGAATCCCACTTGTCCGGTGTGCAGCGACAAAGCCACGATTAAGGAACTCATAGATTACGAAGAGTTTTGCCACGCCCACGTTGGGTCGTAA
- a CDS encoding rhodanese-like domain-containing protein: protein MKRNPGKRIVFSVGVILFLITVSGILSFKKLHAGEGSTKTQTEVKNISAKQARELIDREKDVFILDVRTQEEYNDAHIKGANLIPIQELEQNINKIPKDKKVIVHCAKGKRSAKACEILKDEGLKELYNVEGGINQWKSEGYPVEKP, encoded by the coding sequence ATGAAGAGAAATCCGGGAAAAAGAATAGTATTCTCTGTTGGTGTAATCTTATTCTTAATCACAGTGAGTGGCATACTCAGTTTCAAAAAACTCCATGCTGGGGAAGGCAGTACAAAAACACAAACAGAGGTGAAGAATATCTCTGCCAAACAGGCCAGGGAATTAATCGACAGGGAAAAGGATGTGTTCATATTGGATGTGCGAACACAGGAGGAATATAACGATGCCCATATTAAGGGGGCCAACCTTATTCCTATTCAGGAACTTGAACAAAACATCAATAAAATTCCCAAAGATAAGAAAGTGATAGTGCACTGTGCAAAAGGGAAACGCAGCGCCAAGGCATGTGAGATACTGAAAGACGAAGGATTAAAAGAGTTGTATAATGTTGAAGGGGGTATTAATCAGTGGAAGTCAGAAGGCTATCCGGTCGAAAAACCGTGA
- a CDS encoding tyrosine-type recombinase/integrase has product MAVRWKKYYPDKCKIQDAEGKEISCDGKREDYCPTDLPIKKNGDIPKCGRWLIELFDDRKRWVSVSFRDVRSRKDAMKRLMVLVGDRERGKLQLPKKKVIPALAEYSGRYLELHKGAKENTLCAKKVCVNNLLRYLGNYQLDKITSFIVERFRIERKEKDQVKDSTINDDVKFLSHIFTVAMKEGIVDKNPCKEVKRLKVAQTKDRVLSPEEIKLILELPQDKDRMMILTALFTGMRLNEVLGLRWNDVDFARDLITFTQSKTGKLIAVPLSEYLRGELQGYRGNDAADRIFETRDITKAVGRKYSEHFSHLFKGLGIHNFTFHNLRHTFSSLQAELGTGAVVTKDLLGHSTLAMTLRYSHTNLDSKKKAIQVLTDHVLSMNNNADLAVAQ; this is encoded by the coding sequence ATGGCGGTAAGGTGGAAAAAGTATTATCCGGACAAGTGCAAAATTCAGGATGCCGAGGGTAAAGAAATTTCCTGTGATGGTAAGCGTGAGGATTATTGTCCAACGGATTTGCCTATAAAGAAAAACGGAGATATTCCGAAGTGTGGGCGGTGGTTGATAGAATTGTTTGATGATAGAAAACGGTGGGTGTCAGTTAGCTTCAGGGACGTTAGAAGTCGGAAGGATGCTATGAAAAGGTTAATGGTGCTTGTCGGTGATAGGGAGCGGGGCAAACTGCAATTGCCAAAAAAAAAGGTCATTCCTGCCCTTGCAGAGTATTCCGGGAGATACCTGGAACTACACAAAGGGGCGAAGGAAAATACCCTATGCGCAAAGAAAGTATGTGTAAATAATCTTTTAAGGTATTTGGGTAATTACCAGCTGGATAAGATTACATCATTCATTGTTGAGAGGTTTAGGATTGAACGCAAAGAGAAAGACCAGGTGAAGGACAGCACAATCAACGATGATGTCAAATTTTTAAGTCATATCTTTACTGTAGCCATGAAAGAGGGCATCGTTGATAAGAACCCATGCAAAGAGGTTAAGCGTTTAAAGGTGGCACAGACCAAAGACAGGGTATTGAGTCCCGAAGAAATTAAGCTGATACTTGAATTACCACAAGACAAAGACCGCATGATGATTCTAACGGCATTGTTCACCGGGATGAGGTTAAACGAGGTATTAGGCTTAAGATGGAACGATGTTGACTTTGCCAGGGACTTGATAACATTTACCCAAAGCAAGACCGGCAAACTCATAGCTGTACCACTGTCAGAATATCTAAGGGGAGAGCTACAGGGTTACAGGGGTAACGATGCTGCGGATAGAATCTTTGAAACCAGAGACATAACAAAGGCCGTTGGTAGGAAGTACAGCGAACACTTTAGCCATTTGTTTAAGGGCTTAGGGATTCATAATTTCACATTCCACAACCTGAGACATACCTTTTCGAGCTTGCAGGCAGAGCTAGGAACCGGGGCTGTAGTCACCAAAGACCTCTTAGGGCACTCTACTTTGGCTATGACCTTGCGTTATTCGCATACTAACCTTGACAGCAAGAAGAAGGCTATTCAGGTATTAACGGACCATGTTCTGAGTATGAATAATAATGCAGATTTGGCCGTAGCACAGTAA
- a CDS encoding helix-turn-helix domain-containing protein, translated as MPELKLLGMDEASSLLGIKKSTLYDMVMRRVIPVVKIGKLNRFKLSDLEVFIDRNRQEAV; from the coding sequence ATGCCAGAATTAAAATTGTTGGGTATGGATGAAGCATCCAGTCTTTTGGGCATCAAGAAGTCAACCCTTTACGATATGGTCATGAGACGGGTAATTCCGGTAGTAAAAATTGGTAAGTTAAATAGGTTTAAATTATCCGACCTGGAAGTATTTATTGATCGGAACCGGCAGGAGGCGGTTTAG
- a CDS encoding DNA adenine methylase produces the protein MPGNCLKSPICRIGGKSFLAGWLSEKIPEHTCYVEPFCGAGHLLFSKTPSRVEIVSDIDGHLINFFRVLQYPGKRRYLTQLLNGMLYSREVWFILRQRWKAGDIPSGRAERAAQWFYLNRTCFSGDQVRGGFAVPSTTGRNPVMSFRNSIDGLNAIAERLRNVCIESLDYAECIKRYDSKDTLFYCDPPYLNAEHYYSKDSFGHDDHYKLAELLHGIKGKAMISHYQNGLYDELYKGWCRHEYSSFKGSHKSTGESKPKTVECLWTNFEREFNR, from the coding sequence ATGCCTGGAAACTGTCTAAAAAGTCCAATTTGCCGTATAGGTGGTAAAAGTTTTCTGGCGGGCTGGCTATCCGAGAAGATTCCTGAGCATACTTGCTACGTTGAACCTTTTTGCGGGGCTGGACATTTACTCTTTAGCAAGACACCTTCCCGGGTGGAAATAGTCAGCGATATTGACGGCCATTTGATAAACTTTTTTCGTGTTCTTCAGTATCCTGGAAAGAGACGGTATCTCACACAATTGCTTAATGGTATGCTTTATTCCCGTGAGGTATGGTTTATTTTAAGGCAGCGGTGGAAAGCTGGCGATATCCCATCAGGAAGGGCGGAGCGAGCGGCACAGTGGTTTTACCTGAACAGGACATGCTTTTCAGGTGACCAGGTAAGGGGTGGCTTTGCTGTACCTTCTACCACTGGCAGGAATCCAGTAATGAGTTTTAGGAACTCTATCGATGGACTGAACGCTATTGCAGAACGTCTCAGAAACGTTTGTATTGAGTCCTTAGATTATGCCGAATGTATCAAGCGATACGATTCAAAAGACACCTTATTCTATTGCGATCCTCCCTATCTGAATGCAGAACATTATTACAGCAAGGATTCCTTTGGCCATGACGATCATTATAAACTTGCAGAGCTACTTCACGGCATAAAGGGTAAGGCCATGATCTCACATTATCAGAACGGCCTATACGATGAATTGTATAAGGGCTGGTGCCGGCATGAATATTCAAGCTTCAAGGGTAGCCATAAATCAACAGGGGAATCAAAGCCAAAGACTGTGGAATGCCTTTGGACGAATTTTGAACGGGAGTTTAACCGATGA
- a CDS encoding ERCC4 domain-containing protein — MIKKSDLVIIQDTREQTPLVFKNATVEVVGLSTGDYSLKNFTDKVTIERKSLSDLLGSLGVGRERFMNEVQRMRAFDYAAIVIETSLSDIYKGKWRSEMTVASVVGSLQALSAKYGVHILFADNPTIAADTVEGLLYHFLRKQHEYLERIKPYLV, encoded by the coding sequence ATGATAAAAAAATCAGATTTGGTCATTATCCAAGATACGAGGGAACAAACCCCTTTGGTGTTTAAAAATGCAACAGTGGAGGTTGTTGGACTATCCACCGGGGACTATAGTTTGAAAAATTTCACGGATAAAGTGACCATAGAACGGAAAAGTCTTTCTGATTTGTTAGGATCGCTTGGGGTTGGCCGTGAACGTTTTATGAATGAGGTACAGCGCATGAGGGCCTTCGATTATGCAGCTATTGTCATTGAGACGTCACTTTCAGACATCTATAAGGGTAAATGGCGAAGCGAAATGACGGTGGCATCGGTTGTCGGAAGCTTACAGGCACTAAGCGCAAAATACGGGGTGCATATACTTTTTGCGGACAATCCGACTATAGCAGCGGATACAGTTGAAGGGCTTTTGTATCATTTTCTACGGAAGCAGCACGAGTATTTAGAACGAATAAAACCTTATTTGGTTTAA
- a CDS encoding DNA primase family protein — MVTTIDYKQDLGYDLLKALIHGGLQNGKLDAILSLEPERFDKFALREIFFEAKDIYKQNLPITTATIIHRLGQRLQGRPLLGNIIDILLLMESERDEACLLAVNIETYLKQLREPKIEVSETVQAFNATDLGNARRLVSQHANKIRFCFAWKKWLVWDGKIWRIDNDGKILRLAKDTIRCLYEEAGEIADKYERQTLAKWAIASEAENRLRAMISLAQSEPSVPISPDRLDINPFFLNCLNGTIDLRTGQLKPHDPQDYITKIIPVEYTPDSQCSLWIEFLETIFNWNYDLIQYVQRAVGYSLTGDVTEQCLFLLHGTGSNGKSTLLSCLSMLLGDYAQTADFETFLIRKSETVRNDLARMTGKRFISAIEVEGERRLAEVLVKQLTGGDTITARFLFGEYFDFKPTFKIWLAANHKPNIKGTDYAIWRRIKLIPFNVTISEDKKDQKLLEKLKAEMSGMLTWAVQGCLQWQKNGLQTPDDVSRATNNYKAEMDAIGAFLSECCVLIPDAKVPAGKLYETYKRWCEQSGEYILSQRSFGTRLSERGFERKQSSGHWWKGIGICESTL; from the coding sequence ATGGTGACCACAATAGATTACAAGCAAGACTTAGGTTACGACCTCCTAAAGGCGCTGATTCACGGCGGGCTTCAAAACGGTAAGTTAGATGCTATCCTTTCACTCGAACCAGAACGCTTTGATAAGTTTGCACTGCGTGAAATTTTCTTCGAAGCGAAAGATATTTATAAGCAAAATTTACCAATCACTACCGCAACAATTATTCATCGGCTAGGGCAACGATTGCAGGGAAGGCCACTGCTTGGAAATATTATCGATATTCTCTTGCTCATGGAATCGGAGCGGGACGAAGCTTGCCTTTTGGCTGTAAATATCGAAACTTATTTAAAACAATTGAGGGAACCCAAAATTGAAGTTTCTGAAACTGTTCAGGCATTCAATGCGACCGACCTGGGCAACGCAAGACGGCTGGTTTCGCAACATGCCAATAAAATCCGCTTTTGTTTCGCTTGGAAGAAATGGCTTGTTTGGGATGGTAAAATTTGGCGCATAGATAATGATGGTAAAATCCTAAGATTGGCAAAGGATACAATTCGATGTCTTTACGAGGAGGCGGGAGAGATTGCGGATAAATACGAAAGACAAACCCTGGCAAAATGGGCAATAGCGAGCGAAGCAGAAAACAGATTGCGGGCGATGATATCCCTTGCACAAAGTGAACCTAGCGTTCCTATTTCACCCGACCGGTTAGACATAAATCCTTTCTTTTTAAATTGTCTTAACGGCACAATTGACCTGCGGACTGGACAATTAAAGCCACACGATCCCCAGGACTACATAACCAAGATAATCCCGGTTGAATACACCCCCGATTCGCAATGCTCTTTATGGATTGAATTTCTCGAAACTATTTTCAATTGGAATTATGACCTAATCCAGTATGTCCAACGAGCGGTTGGATATTCATTGACCGGGGATGTTACTGAACAATGTCTTTTTCTTTTACATGGAACAGGTAGCAATGGCAAAAGTACCCTCCTGAGTTGTTTGTCCATGTTACTTGGCGATTATGCCCAAACTGCTGATTTTGAAACTTTTCTTATTCGAAAAAGCGAAACTGTTCGTAATGATCTGGCAAGGATGACAGGCAAACGTTTTATTTCTGCTATCGAAGTAGAGGGCGAGCGGCGATTGGCTGAGGTGTTGGTCAAGCAGTTAACTGGTGGCGACACTATCACAGCAAGATTCCTTTTCGGTGAATATTTTGATTTTAAACCCACTTTCAAGATATGGCTGGCGGCGAATCATAAACCTAACATCAAAGGGACGGATTATGCGATCTGGCGGCGTATTAAGTTAATTCCGTTTAATGTCACTATTTCCGAAGACAAAAAGGATCAGAAGCTTTTGGAAAAATTGAAGGCTGAAATGTCCGGGATGCTTACTTGGGCTGTCCAGGGCTGCCTCCAGTGGCAAAAGAATGGACTGCAAACACCGGATGATGTGAGTCGGGCTACAAATAATTACAAAGCTGAAATGGATGCGATAGGGGCATTTCTTTCTGAATGTTGTGTCCTCATACCTGATGCTAAGGTTCCGGCGGGAAAATTATATGAAACATATAAAAGGTGGTGTGAACAATCTGGGGAGTATATTTTAAGCCAAAGAAGTTTTGGAACCCGGTTATCGGAGAGAGGTTTTGAACGAAAACAATCAAGCGGCCATTGGTGGAAGGGAATCGGTATTTGTGAAAGTACCCTTTAG
- the murC gene encoding UDP-N-acetylmuramate--L-alanine ligase yields MKENCRDFKKFSYHFVGVGGIGMSAIAQVLREKGHIVSGSDRNYDKNITDDVFSKLFTQGISLHPQDGSGVKENTDCVVVSSAIEEDNPDIKKARLFYKKITKRADLLAEMFNPGYGIAIGGTNGKTTVSCMVGYILDYAGLSPTIIVGGCIKNFANNSRLGNAKTGDSDIISIEADESDGSIALYTPRVSVITNISKDHKTIEEISKMFITLSQNTGERLILNADCPYLKMIDFQHKDIVTYGLNNNASICAKNIAYKSFQSTFTVDDQSFEINLPGSYNVSNALAAIAVARSLGISDSKTAAALREFRGVQRRMDIIGEINGIKIIDDYAHNPEKVKAAIHAVKLGCKRVIAIFQPHGYSPTNFMKEEFIDAFTKVLSPNDILFMPEIFYAGGTASKNISSADIVKRISKGDKNAFFIERRDDIIPFIDKQVSAGDCILVMGARDNTLTEFCQKIFQSLVRLSEF; encoded by the coding sequence ATGAAGGAGAATTGTAGAGATTTTAAGAAATTTTCGTATCACTTCGTGGGTGTGGGTGGCATTGGTATGAGTGCAATTGCCCAGGTGCTCAGGGAGAAAGGTCATATTGTCAGCGGCTCTGACAGAAATTATGATAAAAATATTACCGATGACGTATTTTCTAAGCTCTTTACTCAGGGTATTTCACTCCACCCTCAGGATGGTTCAGGTGTTAAAGAAAATACAGACTGTGTAGTCGTTTCCTCCGCTATCGAAGAAGATAACCCCGATATCAAAAAGGCGCGTCTCTTTTACAAAAAGATCACAAAGCGTGCCGACCTCCTTGCTGAAATGTTTAACCCCGGGTATGGCATTGCTATTGGTGGAACGAATGGCAAGACCACGGTAAGTTGTATGGTGGGCTATATACTCGACTATGCCGGCCTGTCTCCTACCATTATCGTGGGTGGCTGTATCAAAAATTTTGCAAATAACTCCCGCTTAGGTAATGCAAAGACAGGCGACTCGGATATTATCTCCATTGAGGCAGACGAGAGTGACGGCAGCATTGCTTTGTATACACCCCGTGTATCCGTCATTACCAATATCTCGAAAGATCACAAAACCATCGAAGAGATATCGAAGATGTTTATTACCCTTTCACAAAATACAGGGGAAAGGCTCATTCTCAATGCAGATTGTCCGTATCTGAAAATGATAGATTTTCAGCATAAGGATATTGTTACCTATGGATTAAACAACAACGCCAGTATCTGTGCAAAAAATATAGCCTATAAATCATTTCAGTCCACGTTCACCGTAGATGATCAGTCCTTTGAGATAAATCTGCCCGGTAGTTACAATGTATCGAATGCGCTTGCAGCTATTGCTGTGGCGAGGAGTTTAGGCATAAGTGATAGCAAAACTGCCGCGGCACTCAGAGAATTCAGGGGTGTACAACGCAGGATGGATATTATCGGAGAGATTAATGGAATAAAGATAATAGACGACTATGCCCATAATCCTGAAAAAGTTAAAGCGGCAATACATGCCGTAAAGCTTGGCTGCAAACGGGTCATAGCCATCTTTCAGCCGCACGGCTACAGTCCAACGAATTTTATGAAAGAAGAATTTATTGACGCATTTACGAAAGTTCTTTCTCCTAACGACATCCTTTTTATGCCGGAAATATTCTACGCTGGCGGCACTGCCAGCAAAAATATCTCTTCTGCCGATATCGTGAAACGGATAAGCAAAGGAGATAAAAATGCCTTCTTCATCGAAAGGAGAGACGATATTATTCCATTCATCGATAAGCAGGTTTCAGCAGGCGACTGTATCCTTGTTATGGGGGCACGAGACAATACGCTTACAGAATTTTGCCAAAAAATTTTCCAATCTCTTGTAAGATTATCAGAATTTTAA
- the speE gene encoding polyamine aminopropyltransferase — protein MEKSPVNWIDDYFNSYELHKHAFRDVVCQVQSEIQKIIIVDTYNFGRCLILDNEFQSAETDEFIYHEALVHPPFILHPGAETVLILGGGEGATLREALRYQTVKKAVMVDIDKEMIHCSKKFLSSFHAGSFDDKRVELVIEDGRKYLERIQDRFDVVIVDVNDPLESGPSYMLFTLEFYQLVAERLKKDGILIVQSGAASISENDAFTCICNTLSKVFPHVFPYVTYIPSYALQWGFSMATHNPSNLDITGEEIDARINSRIASELRFYDSITHHSLFNLPKYLRADIQKQKHVIRDKDPLKEHYPGISTESTNL, from the coding sequence ATGGAAAAGTCTCCGGTAAATTGGATAGATGATTATTTTAACAGTTACGAATTGCACAAACATGCCTTCAGGGATGTTGTATGCCAGGTTCAGTCAGAGATCCAAAAAATTATCATAGTCGATACCTATAATTTCGGAAGATGTCTCATCCTCGACAATGAGTTTCAATCAGCGGAAACTGATGAATTTATTTACCATGAAGCACTGGTACACCCTCCTTTTATTTTACATCCGGGAGCAGAAACCGTACTCATTTTAGGGGGCGGCGAAGGGGCGACGTTGCGGGAGGCGCTTCGCTATCAAACGGTAAAAAAGGCCGTAATGGTTGATATTGATAAGGAAATGATACATTGTTCCAAAAAATTTCTTTCCTCATTTCATGCTGGCTCATTTGATGACAAGCGTGTGGAACTCGTTATTGAAGACGGCAGAAAATATCTGGAACGGATACAGGATAGATTTGATGTGGTTATCGTAGATGTGAATGACCCGTTAGAGAGTGGACCATCATATATGCTTTTTACCCTGGAATTTTATCAGCTTGTTGCAGAAAGGCTGAAAAAGGATGGAATACTTATCGTGCAATCTGGTGCAGCTTCTATTTCAGAGAACGATGCATTTACTTGCATTTGCAATACATTAAGTAAGGTGTTTCCGCATGTATTCCCCTACGTTACCTATATTCCTTCTTATGCACTTCAGTGGGGATTTTCCATGGCAACACACAACCCATCCAATCTTGATATCACGGGTGAAGAAATTGATGCAAGGATCAATTCAAGGATTGCCAGCGAGCTTCGTTTTTACGATAGTATTACACATCATTCACTCTTTAATCTGCCAAAGTATTTACGGGCAGACATCCAAAAACAAAAGCATGTAATACGGGATAAAGATCCGCTGAAAGAACACTATCCCGGTATTTCCACAGAATCCACAAACCTTTAA
- the speD gene encoding adenosylmethionine decarboxylase, with translation MDALGRHIILEMWGCCHDIIDNVDVVKEILMKATKSIQATLVDIVCHRFSPYGVTGVAILAESHISVHTWPEYGYAAADVFICGGNTINPQNAASFIIQAFHAKETSLLELERGNLASRKIQGGKTVEMNVNIPGSRSPICL, from the coding sequence ATGGATGCATTAGGTAGACACATCATTCTGGAGATGTGGGGATGTTGTCACGATATCATTGACAATGTTGATGTTGTAAAGGAAATTCTCATGAAAGCTACAAAGTCTATACAGGCGACACTGGTAGATATCGTATGTCATCGATTTAGTCCCTACGGTGTTACGGGAGTCGCTATTCTTGCAGAGTCTCATATTTCGGTTCATACATGGCCTGAATATGGGTATGCCGCGGCAGACGTCTTCATCTGTGGCGGCAACACCATCAACCCGCAAAATGCCGCCTCTTTCATAATACAGGCATTTCATGCAAAAGAAACCTCCCTGCTGGAATTGGAAAGAGGAAACCTTGCATCCAGGAAGATACAAGGTGGCAAAACGGTGGAAATGAATGTAAATATCCCTGGTTCTCGTTCTCCAATCTGTTTATAG